The following nucleotide sequence is from Salvia miltiorrhiza cultivar Shanhuang (shh) chromosome 7, IMPLAD_Smil_shh, whole genome shotgun sequence.
GACTAGGTCTCTCCGTTGTTACGAGAGTGACGAGGAGGATGGAAAACTACGAGAGTGACGGGGAGAAGGGGGACACAATTAGTGAGTCGAGCTCGGATTTGTTCGAGCTCGACTTTGGGATTAAGGATAGGTTTTGTGAAGAGCTACCGGTGTATGAAACCACTTATTTTGATAAGAATCGCCGTTTATTTCGTTAATGACAGAGTAATTTGTGTCTAATCAATTCTAATTTTACCATTGATATATAAATGTGTagatactaatataaaaattgTGAAATGTAGGTTTTTCTATTTGGAATTGATCACcaatattctgttactttttgTAGTTTTTCCAGTTTGTGGAAATTGATGATTGAACTAAGTGTGGATTTATTACAAGAAATTAAGATTTATTACAAGCTCGAGTCCGGCAGCCGAAGGCACTGCATGTCATAGGTAGGGAACCGTGGACTATCGAAAAGAATAcaatatcaaatttataaatttgactTTGAAACTTAGCAATTACAAGaccactttattttttttagaattgcGGTGTGATTTTATCATTAAAAAGGATGATTAGTTCTAAATTTATGAAATGTGagtaaattttgattttttataataataaaattagtgaatAAATTAATGCACAAATTTTGATTAAGATGATTTTATAACATTGCAAATTAGGATTTCAGCCAAATCAAAAAAAGTGGCGTATCATCagaaactagcatttgcactcgtgcaacgcacaaaaaatatttttatattttattatatataaaattgatattaatttgattattatataaaaaattctaaatataattataaaatactgtactcataaattctaattaaaatcCGGATGCACACAAGTTTTTACCAACTTTTTAGCTCAATCATATTGGCTACCAAAGGATCAGTAAACAATTGCACGGAGCAGCTGTTATCACCATGAGGAAAAGGCGAAAAGCTGCCGGATAGTTTATACTTGCTCAATCTCAAAGACATATCAGCCACGCGAACAAGCTTAGTCACGAAAAAGAAATGTATTTGAAAGTAGCAACCAAAGTTTCATTGATTTTTCCTCAAACTCATAGCCTTACCAGTACACAATCACCGGAAATAGCTTAAATCACGTAACTGATATATGTCCtcaacataaaaagaaaaagaggttcaaaattttcaattttacagCCTCTGTTAAGAATTGTGGCAGAAATTACCTGCACAACTGGACTTCGGTCTTTCCCCTTTTGTAAAGATTCGAGCTTCTTATTATCCAGCTAGAAATTCACAAATTTAAAATCATCAATAAACAAGATATCAAGCTTCCAAtgatttctcaaaaaaaaatcaacctaCCAAAAGCACAGCCGCCTGAGGAAAATACCGAGTTATGTGATCTCCAATGTTCTTAGCGACACTCCCGAGTTCAAAATCATCGTATCTCTCATTAGCATGAAAGTAGCCCACGATGCTCAAGCCTTTTTCTT
It contains:
- the LOC130995267 gene encoding ER membrane protein complex subunit 8/9 homolog; the protein is MGGESRYEIHQTAYIKLVLHALKHRTSAVNAVLLGRSAAAGVEIVDSVPLFHSQIGLLPPLEIALIMIEEYYEEKGLSIVGYFHANERYDDFELGSVAKNIGDHITRYFPQAAVLLLDNKKLESLQKGKDRSPVVQVISATILNRGCKIENFEPLFLFMLRTYISYVI